Proteins from a single region of Primulina tabacum isolate GXHZ01 chromosome 5, ASM2559414v2, whole genome shotgun sequence:
- the LOC142546808 gene encoding uncharacterized protein LOC142546808: MIEHGGQEYRDDTLSTEESLSQAQGLVPRALEKAREVKGFTGRWKMIITKLESIPGRLSDLSSHPCFSKNTLCKEQLQAISITLKEAIELAELCVKEKFEGKLRMQSDLDALAGKLDLNLRDCGLLIKTGVLGEVTFSSAAASASTELDTATFGNIRELLARLQIGHLEAKHKALDSLVEGMKDDEKNVLSVIGRSNIAALVQLLTATSPRIREKTITVVCSLAEAGTCENWLVSEGVLPPIIRLVEFGSAVGKEKATISLQRLSMSAETARSIVGHGGVRPLIEICQTGDSVLQAAASCTLKNISAVPETRQVLAEEGIVKAMINVLDHGILLGSKEYAAECLQNMTSGNDDLRRSVVSEGGLRSLLAYLDGPLPQESAVGALRNLVGSVSIEVLVSLGLLPRLVHVLKSGSVGAQQAAASAICRICSSTETKRSIGESGCIPFLVKMLEAKANNSREVAAQAISSLVTVSQNRREVKKNNKSVPNLVALLDPSPQNTAKKYAVSCLSLLSSSKKCKKLMVSYGAIGYLKKLTEMEVPGAKKLLERLERGKLKSLFNRK, from the coding sequence ATGATTGAACATGGAGGACAAGAATATAGGGATGATACCCTCTCAACAGAAGAATCACTATCACAAGCACAAGGACTTGTTCCGAGGGCGTTAGAGAAGGCAAGGGAAGTTAAAGGGTTTACTGGGAGGTGGAAGATGATAATTACGAAGTTGGAATCAATTCCTGGTCGATTATCGGACTTATCTAGTCACCCTTGCTTCTCAAAGAATACTCTTTGTAAAGAGCAATTGCAGGCTATATCTATTACATTGAAGGAAGCAATTGAATTAGCAGAGTTGTGTGTAAAAGAGAAATTCGAGGGTAAGCTTCGTATGCAAAGTGATCTTGATGCATTGGCCGGGAAACTCGATTTAAATTTACGTGATTGTGGGCTACTGATCAAAACCGGAGTACTCGGCGAGGTTACCTTTTCATCAGCGGCAGCAAGTGCTTCAACAGAACTGGACACCGCAACTTTCGGAAATATACGAGAGTTGCTTGCTCGGCTTCAGATTGGCCATTTAGAGGCGAAGCATAAAGCTCTTGATAGCCTTGTGGAAGGCATGAAAGATGACGAAAAAAACGTATTGTCCGTCATTGGACGAAGTAATATTGCCGCTTTAGTCCAACTGCTCACCGCCACTTCTCCAAGAATCAGAGAAAAAACTATAACTGTCGTCTGTTCACTTGCTGAAGCCGGGACTTGCGAGAACTGGCTTGTATCAGAAGGTGTTCTTCCGCCCATTATAAGGCTTGTTGAATTCGGTAGTGCAGTGGGTAAAGAAAAGGCTACAATTTCCCTCCAAAGGTTGTCCATGTCAGCTGAAACAGCTCGTTCCATAGTTGGGCATGGTGGAGTTAGGCCTTTGATTGAGATTTGTCAAACTGGCGATTCAGTTTTGCAAGCTGCTGCATCTTGTACCTTGAAAAATATTTCGGCTGTGCCAGAGACACGGCAAGTACTCGCTGAAGAAGGGATCGTAAAGGCGATGATCAATGTTCTCGATCATGGGATTCTGCTTGGATCCAAGGAATACGCAGCAGAATGCTTGCAAAACATGACTTCGGGCAATGATGATCTTAGAAGATCTGTCGTCTCAGAAGGTGGGCTTAGGAGCCTTTTAGCTTATTTAGATGGCCCACTGCCTCAAGAATCTGCAGTTGGGGCTCTAAGAAACTTGGTCGGATCAGTTTCCATTGAAGTTTTGGTTTCTTTAGGCCTTCTCCCGAGGTTGGTCCACGTGCTGAAATCTGGTTCTGTGGGCGCTCAACAAGCAGCAGCATCTGCAATTTGTCGAATTTGCAGTTCAACCGAAACAAAAAGATCGATAGGTGAATCTGGATGCATCCCTTTTCTCGTGAAAATGCTGGAGGCTAAAGCGAATAATTCCAGGGAAGTTGCAGCGCAAGCTATCTCGAGCTTGGTGACCGTTTCACAAAATCGTCGAGAAGTTAAGAAAAACAACAAAAGCGTGCCAAATCTAGTGGCCCTACTTGATCCAAGCCCTCAAAACACAGCCAAGAAATATGCCGTATCTTGCCTTTCATTGCTCTCCTCAAGCAAGAAATGTAAGAAACTGATGGTTTCGTATGGAGCGATTGGTTATCTCAAGAAACTTACGGAAATGGAAGTCCCAGGTGCAAAGAAGCTACTAGAACGATTAGAACGAGGTAAACTGAAAAGCTTGTTCAACAGGAAGTAG